The following coding sequences are from one Streptomyces dengpaensis window:
- a CDS encoding ATP-binding protein, protein MQQLILQRRRAGFVGRGAERAAFRENFDVPPEDERHRFLFHVHGNAGVGKTFLVRELEQLARERGAVTAYLDEGVGSVPEAMAAISAQFARQDHRFKELDRLLATHRERRHEAESAVVETLEPQPSPASMAAARASLVGLGLVPVVGSLAGALDAAQLAHGADRLRAGLSARFRNQDDVQLVLSPERVLTPVLLGELAEAAAGARWLVLFFDTYERTGPFLDGWLHEVMTTDRHGALPANVVVVTAGQRPFDTARWGGFADFVTDVPLGPFTEAEARGLLADKGVLAEPVVEEVLRLTGGLPVLVSTLAESRPGDPDDVGDPSATAVERFLKWEQDPVRRAAALACALPRRLDADVFRAAVDCPDDEVDALFGWLRGLPFVSDRGDRIQYHDVVRSPMLRLQRRRSPRGWAERHTRLAETFAGWRAEAETGLPGDEVWGSEEWRELRLAESYHLLCAGARTALPVVLRDVVDACGEGAVVARRWARTLVEAGEDADAESVAKWGRDLLEELENGTHDTLGLLLNRGGLDARGQAVARMLRGLGHRVDRDFARALVEYEAALALDPELERAYYGRGVTRAEQGDYEAAVADLDRADALRPGKARILFVRGDYHRIMGDYEQAVADLDRAIATDPGLAGAWASRGVTRHSRGDTDAALADLDRALELDPRHVWALVRRARVRRSRGEHTEQLADLDRAVELGPELAWVACERGDALRVAGRNEDALADYDRAIELNDTYASAYASRGVSRTRLGRHDEALADLDRAVELYPSYAWALVQRSAVHRRLSSYEPSYADAERAAELWPDQAWVLWNRGEALRCLGRFEEARTDLDRALELDPGNAWAIGCRGAVLHELHRFQEALADLDRAVGLDPDGGWYRMRRIITLLAVGRPEDALAGLEHYLREGDDLAWAHHTLAQVHLLYGRTEAAKDAVAAAFAHGLEEPTGLEELARAQRRSGQWAEARRTAERMRGRHEAGGAFCLAMTVGGHDGADAARPLWREAARLSSGWELTSDAADFLHAVIDAGLEDWPALDDRLTRLLAEPREWIDVAWLADLLSEVRDSPGADRARLAPRLERVTGERDAIRARYAGTDEAP, encoded by the coding sequence ATGCAGCAGCTGATCCTGCAGCGCAGGCGGGCCGGATTCGTGGGGCGGGGTGCCGAACGGGCCGCGTTCCGCGAGAACTTCGACGTGCCGCCGGAGGACGAGCGGCATCGGTTCCTGTTCCATGTGCACGGCAACGCGGGCGTCGGAAAGACCTTCCTGGTAAGGGAGTTGGAGCAGCTCGCGCGGGAACGCGGGGCCGTGACCGCCTACCTCGACGAGGGCGTGGGCAGCGTGCCCGAGGCGATGGCGGCGATCAGTGCGCAATTCGCCCGGCAGGACCACCGGTTCAAGGAGCTGGACCGGCTGCTGGCCACCCATCGGGAGCGGCGCCACGAGGCGGAGTCGGCGGTCGTGGAGACGCTCGAACCGCAGCCGTCTCCGGCCAGTATGGCGGCCGCCCGGGCCAGTCTCGTCGGGCTGGGCCTGGTGCCGGTCGTCGGCTCGTTAGCGGGTGCCCTGGACGCGGCTCAACTCGCCCACGGTGCCGACCGGTTGCGCGCCGGGCTCAGCGCACGCTTCCGCAACCAGGACGACGTCCAGCTCGTCCTGTCGCCCGAGCGTGTCCTGACACCGGTGCTGCTCGGCGAGCTGGCCGAGGCCGCCGCCGGCGCCCGCTGGCTCGTCCTGTTCTTCGACACGTACGAGCGGACCGGCCCCTTCCTCGACGGCTGGCTGCACGAGGTGATGACGACCGACCGGCACGGGGCGCTTCCGGCGAATGTCGTCGTCGTGACCGCCGGGCAGCGGCCCTTCGACACCGCCCGCTGGGGCGGCTTCGCGGACTTCGTGACGGACGTACCGCTCGGGCCGTTCACCGAGGCCGAGGCGCGCGGGCTGCTCGCCGACAAGGGAGTGCTGGCGGAGCCGGTCGTCGAGGAGGTGCTGCGGCTCACCGGCGGGCTGCCCGTCCTCGTGTCGACGCTCGCCGAGTCCCGGCCCGGCGACCCCGACGACGTCGGCGATCCGAGCGCGACGGCCGTGGAGCGCTTCCTGAAGTGGGAGCAGGACCCGGTACGGCGGGCCGCCGCGCTGGCCTGCGCGCTGCCCCGGCGGCTGGACGCGGACGTCTTCCGGGCCGCCGTGGACTGCCCGGACGACGAGGTGGACGCGCTGTTCGGCTGGCTGCGCGGGCTGCCGTTCGTCAGCGACCGCGGGGACCGGATCCAGTACCACGACGTGGTCCGTTCCCCGATGCTGCGGCTGCAACGGCGGCGCTCCCCGCGCGGCTGGGCCGAACGGCACACCCGGCTCGCCGAGACCTTCGCCGGATGGCGGGCGGAGGCGGAAACCGGCCTGCCTGGCGACGAGGTGTGGGGCAGCGAGGAGTGGCGGGAGCTGCGGCTCGCCGAGTCGTATCACTTGCTGTGCGCGGGGGCGCGGACCGCGCTGCCCGTCGTGCTGCGCGATGTCGTCGACGCGTGTGGCGAGGGCGCGGTGGTGGCCCGGCGCTGGGCGCGGACGCTCGTCGAGGCGGGCGAGGACGCGGATGCGGAGAGCGTGGCGAAGTGGGGGCGCGACCTGCTGGAGGAGCTGGAGAACGGCACCCACGACACGCTGGGACTGCTGCTGAACCGGGGCGGGCTCGACGCGCGCGGCCAAGCCGTCGCCCGGATGCTGCGCGGCCTCGGCCACCGCGTGGACCGCGACTTCGCGCGGGCCCTCGTCGAGTACGAGGCGGCCCTCGCGCTCGATCCGGAGCTGGAGCGCGCCTACTACGGCCGTGGCGTCACCCGCGCCGAACAGGGCGACTACGAGGCCGCCGTCGCCGATCTGGACCGCGCCGACGCCCTGCGTCCCGGCAAGGCGCGGATCCTGTTCGTGCGCGGCGACTACCACCGGATCATGGGCGACTACGAGCAGGCCGTCGCCGACCTCGACCGTGCCATCGCGACCGACCCCGGACTCGCGGGCGCCTGGGCCTCCCGGGGCGTGACCCGGCACAGCAGGGGCGACACCGACGCCGCCCTCGCCGACCTCGACCGTGCCCTCGAGCTCGACCCGCGGCACGTCTGGGCGCTGGTGCGGCGCGCCCGCGTACGGCGCTCGCGCGGGGAGCACACCGAGCAACTCGCCGATCTCGACCGGGCGGTCGAGCTGGGGCCCGAGCTGGCCTGGGTGGCCTGCGAACGCGGCGACGCGCTGCGGGTCGCGGGCCGCAACGAGGACGCCCTCGCCGACTACGACCGGGCGATCGAGCTCAACGACACCTACGCGTCGGCGTACGCGAGTCGGGGCGTCTCCCGCACCCGGCTCGGCCGCCACGACGAGGCGCTCGCGGACCTGGACCGCGCCGTGGAGCTCTACCCGTCGTACGCCTGGGCGCTCGTCCAGCGCTCAGCGGTGCACCGCCGGCTCTCCTCCTACGAACCCTCGTACGCCGACGCCGAGCGGGCCGCGGAGCTGTGGCCCGACCAGGCGTGGGTGCTGTGGAACCGCGGTGAGGCGCTGCGCTGCCTCGGCCGCTTCGAGGAGGCCCGCACCGACCTGGACCGGGCGCTCGAACTCGACCCCGGCAACGCGTGGGCGATCGGCTGCCGGGGCGCCGTCCTGCACGAACTGCACCGGTTCCAGGAGGCGTTGGCCGACCTGGACCGGGCCGTCGGCCTCGATCCGGACGGCGGCTGGTACCGGATGCGGCGGATCATCACCCTGCTGGCCGTCGGCCGGCCCGAGGACGCCCTGGCCGGTCTGGAGCACTACCTCCGGGAGGGCGACGACCTGGCCTGGGCGCACCACACGCTCGCCCAGGTCCATCTGCTGTACGGCCGCACCGAGGCCGCCAAGGACGCGGTGGCCGCCGCCTTCGCGCACGGCCTCGAAGAACCCACCGGGCTCGAGGAGCTGGCGAGGGCGCAGCGCAGGTCCGGACAGTGGGCCGAGGCACGGCGCACGGCCGAGCGGATGCGGGGGCGCCACGAGGCGGGCGGCGCGTTCTGCCTCGCCATGACCGTCGGCGGCCACGACGGGGCGGACGCCGCCCGGCCGCTGTGGCGGGAGGCCGCCCGGCTGTCCTCCGGCTGGGAGCTGACGAGCGACGCCGCCGACTTCCTGCACGCCGTGATCGACGCGGGCCTGGAGGACTGGCCCGCCCTCGACGACCGGCTCACCCGGCTGCTCGCCGAGCCCCGCGAGTGGATCGACGTCGCCTGGCTGGCGGACCTGCTGAGCGAGGTCCGCGACAGCCCCGGCGCGGACCGGGCCCGCCTTGCGCCCCGCCTTGAGCGGGTGACGGGGGAGCGGGACGCGATCAGGGCGCGGTACGCCGGGACGGATGAGGCGCCGTAG
- a CDS encoding ADP-ribosylglycohydrolase family protein, with translation MSATAGAVWGRAEQQDFRSRVRGTLLGVAVGDALGAPLDGLSLEEIREAHGAEGLTDPAFGYGRRGAVTHLTQLTLFSVDGLIRAQVRRDTGAWHPPTDLHRAYRRWAATQSDWGPDERRKDDGWLAREEWLYARRDPARSCLLGFGDETMGTLDAPKNPGELGPEATARSAPFGLLVGWEPQLVIQLAVECAAQTHGHPTAYLSAGAYAVIVHALARGESLDAAVQRALAMLAPRPGHQPVTEALQHALGAVRQGMPSPGRVEELAGAGTAEGALAVAVYCALVGEDVRHGLCLAVNQGGPSGVSGALTGGLLGALHGETALPPAWLAELEGRPTVLVLADDFAMEMTQGPALHGPGRSTPGWLARYPRG, from the coding sequence GTGAGTGCGACAGCCGGTGCCGTCTGGGGCCGTGCCGAACAGCAGGACTTCCGCAGCCGGGTGCGCGGAACGCTGCTGGGCGTGGCCGTCGGCGACGCCCTCGGCGCGCCGCTCGACGGGCTCAGCCTGGAGGAGATCCGGGAGGCGCACGGCGCGGAGGGCCTCACCGACCCGGCCTTCGGGTACGGCCGACGCGGCGCCGTGACGCACCTCACTCAGCTCACCCTCTTCAGCGTCGACGGGCTGATACGCGCCCAGGTCCGCCGCGACACGGGCGCCTGGCATCCGCCGACCGACCTCCACCGGGCCTACCGCCGCTGGGCCGCCACCCAGAGCGACTGGGGGCCCGACGAACGCCGCAAGGACGACGGCTGGCTGGCCCGCGAGGAGTGGCTGTACGCCCGCCGCGACCCCGCCCGCTCCTGTCTGCTCGGCTTCGGCGACGAGACCATGGGCACGCTGGACGCGCCCAAGAACCCCGGCGAGCTCGGGCCCGAGGCCACCGCCCGCTCCGCGCCCTTCGGGCTGCTCGTCGGCTGGGAGCCGCAGCTCGTCATACAGCTGGCCGTCGAGTGCGCCGCGCAGACGCACGGCCACCCCACCGCCTACCTCTCGGCGGGCGCGTACGCCGTGATCGTGCACGCCCTGGCCCGCGGCGAGAGCCTCGACGCGGCCGTACAGCGGGCGCTCGCGATGCTGGCCCCGCGTCCGGGCCACCAGCCCGTCACCGAGGCGCTCCAGCACGCGCTGGGGGCCGTACGGCAGGGGATGCCCTCGCCGGGGCGGGTGGAGGAGCTCGCCGGGGCCGGTACGGCGGAGGGGGCGCTCGCGGTCGCCGTGTACTGCGCGCTGGTGGGGGAGGACGTGCGGCACGGGCTGTGTCTCGCGGTGAACCAGGGCGGGCCTTCGGGGGTGTCGGGGGCGCTCACCGGGGGGCTGCTGGGAGCCCTGCACGGCGAGACGGCCCTTCCGCCGGCCTGGCTGGCCGAGCTGGAGGGCCGTCCCACGGTGCTGGTCCTCGCGGACGACTTCGCGATGGAGATGACGCAGGGGCCGGCGCTGCATGGGCCGGGCAGGTCTACTCCCGGGTGGCTGGCCCGGTATCCGCGGGGGTGA
- a CDS encoding SDR family oxidoreductase, with product MSLLSGKTVVVSGVGAGLGHQVAAAVVRDGGNAVLGARTEANLAKAAAELDPDGVHTAYRATDITDEGQCRSLAALATERFAGIDAVVHVAAWDSYFGGLEDADFATWQSVIDVNLLGTLRMTRACLPALKERGGSVVIIGTQSAVAAPSQVRQAAYAASKGALTSAMYSLARELGPHRIRVNTVLPGWMWGPPVEAYVRFTAHTEGVPESDVLKRLTDRMALPELATDGDVADTAVFLVSDRARAITGQSLLVNAGELMR from the coding sequence ATGTCACTGCTCTCGGGCAAGACCGTCGTCGTGTCGGGGGTCGGGGCCGGTCTCGGGCATCAGGTCGCGGCGGCCGTAGTGCGCGACGGCGGGAACGCGGTGCTCGGGGCGCGTACGGAGGCGAACCTCGCCAAGGCGGCGGCCGAACTCGATCCGGACGGCGTGCACACGGCGTACCGGGCGACGGACATCACGGACGAGGGACAGTGCCGGTCACTGGCCGCGCTGGCGACGGAACGGTTCGCGGGGATCGACGCCGTCGTCCATGTCGCCGCCTGGGACAGCTACTTCGGCGGACTGGAGGACGCCGACTTCGCCACCTGGCAGTCGGTCATCGACGTCAATCTGCTGGGGACGCTGCGGATGACGCGCGCCTGTCTGCCGGCGCTGAAGGAGCGCGGCGGGTCGGTGGTCATCATCGGGACGCAGTCGGCCGTGGCCGCGCCGAGCCAGGTGCGCCAGGCCGCCTACGCGGCGTCGAAAGGCGCCCTGACCAGCGCCATGTACTCCCTCGCCCGGGAACTCGGCCCGCACCGGATACGGGTCAACACCGTGCTGCCCGGGTGGATGTGGGGCCCGCCCGTCGAGGCGTATGTGCGCTTCACGGCCCATACCGAGGGCGTACCGGAGTCGGACGTGCTGAAGCGGCTCACGGATCGGATGGCCCTGCCCGAACTCGCCACGGACGGGGATGTGGCGGACACCGCGGTGTTCCTGGTGTCCGACCGGGCGCGCGCGATCACGGGGCAGTCGCTGCTCGTGAACGCGGGCGAACTCATGCGGTAA
- a CDS encoding DUF397 domain-containing protein codes for MAIQQGATDTWTKSSYSTGNGACVEVKSPVPAAMAVRDSKVPEGPTLAFPAVSWNTFVTSVGRGAFDLG; via the coding sequence ATGGCAATTCAGCAAGGCGCCACGGACACCTGGACGAAGTCCTCGTACTCCACGGGAAACGGCGCGTGTGTCGAGGTCAAGTCCCCGGTTCCGGCGGCGATGGCCGTGCGGGACTCCAAGGTCCCGGAGGGCCCCACGCTGGCCTTCCCCGCGGTCTCCTGGAACACGTTTGTGACATCGGTCGGCCGGGGGGCGTTCGACCTCGGCTGA
- a CDS encoding helix-turn-helix domain-containing protein produces the protein MASNVNPTVRRRRLGQELRRLRELKGMTAEEVAERLLVSQSKISRLENGRRSISQRDVRDLCGVYEVEDQRIVESLMQMAKDSRQQGWWHSFGDIPYSVYIGLETDAASLRVYDPQVIPGLLQTRPYAEALIVGALPETATGDIDKRVQVRLRRQERISAPENPLRLWTVLDEAALRRVVGNRSLMREQLEHLVEQSQLPHVTVQVIPFEMGAHPGLNGQYAILEFPDAADSSVVYIEGVTSDLYLEKAADVQKYSVMYEHLRAQALNVDQSRQFIAGIAKEYAEYGR, from the coding sequence GTGGCGTCCAATGTCAATCCCACCGTCCGGCGGCGCCGGCTGGGCCAGGAGCTGCGCCGGCTCCGTGAGCTCAAGGGCATGACGGCCGAAGAGGTCGCCGAACGGCTGCTCGTCTCCCAGTCGAAGATCAGTCGGCTGGAGAACGGACGGCGCAGCATCAGCCAGCGCGACGTCCGCGATCTGTGCGGGGTGTACGAGGTCGAGGACCAGCGCATCGTCGAGTCGCTGATGCAGATGGCCAAGGACTCCCGCCAGCAGGGCTGGTGGCACTCCTTCGGCGACATCCCGTACAGCGTCTACATCGGCCTGGAGACCGACGCCGCGTCACTGCGCGTCTACGACCCCCAGGTCATCCCGGGACTGCTCCAGACCCGCCCGTACGCGGAGGCGCTCATCGTGGGCGCGCTCCCGGAGACCGCCACCGGCGACATCGACAAGCGCGTCCAGGTACGGCTGCGCAGGCAGGAACGAATCTCCGCCCCGGAGAACCCGTTGCGCCTGTGGACCGTGCTCGACGAGGCGGCCCTGCGCCGGGTTGTCGGCAACCGGTCGCTGATGCGCGAGCAGTTGGAGCATCTGGTCGAGCAGTCCCAGCTCCCGCACGTCACCGTGCAGGTGATCCCGTTCGAGATGGGCGCGCATCCGGGCCTCAACGGCCAGTACGCGATCCTGGAGTTCCCCGACGCGGCGGATTCCAGCGTCGTCTACATCGAGGGTGTCACCAGCGACCTCTATCTGGAAAAGGCCGCCGACGTGCAGAAGTACAGCGTGATGTACGAGCATCTGCGGGCCCAGGCCCTGAATGTGGATCAGTCCCGCCAGTTCATCGCGGGCATCGCCAAGGAGTACGCGGAGTACGGGCGCTGA
- a CDS encoding GOLPH3/VPS74 family protein, which yields MGRSRRTLPEELLLLALDPTTGTTAQPQSLDLGLAGAQLVELALAGRIAPDGDRIAVVAPRPTGDPTLDSALELLRRRGAPVRAVNWIGGPRLGLRQTYLSHLERCGMVHAVAGQMCGVLPTTRYQATDTAISREIRSRLDNAIRTGVPPDPRTAALAALAHAVGLGKHLYPGNEGRSSRSRLRDLIRHDPMGGLVAHAVMDVQNGVAAQPRRSPASAGRTATTGVRSAPEPARGVPMQPRRGSMARVVAH from the coding sequence ATGGGCAGGAGCCGCAGAACACTTCCGGAGGAGCTTCTGCTGCTGGCGTTGGACCCGACCACGGGTACCACCGCGCAGCCGCAGTCGCTCGACCTAGGTCTGGCCGGAGCACAGCTAGTGGAGCTGGCGCTGGCCGGACGGATAGCCCCAGACGGGGATCGTATCGCCGTGGTGGCCCCACGGCCGACTGGAGATCCGACATTGGACAGTGCGTTGGAGCTGCTTCGCCGACGCGGAGCACCCGTACGCGCGGTCAACTGGATTGGCGGACCCCGGCTGGGGCTCCGTCAGACCTACCTCTCGCATCTGGAGAGGTGCGGCATGGTGCATGCCGTGGCCGGCCAGATGTGCGGGGTGCTGCCGACGACTCGCTATCAGGCGACGGACACGGCGATCAGCCGGGAGATCAGGTCCCGGCTGGACAACGCGATCCGCACCGGCGTTCCGCCGGACCCGCGGACCGCGGCGCTCGCCGCGCTGGCCCATGCGGTCGGTCTCGGCAAGCACCTGTATCCGGGGAACGAGGGACGCTCGTCCCGCTCCCGGCTGCGGGACCTGATCAGGCACGACCCCATGGGCGGCCTCGTGGCGCACGCCGTCATGGACGTTCAGAACGGTGTGGCCGCACAGCCGCGCCGCAGCCCGGCATCGGCAGGCCGTACGGCCACCACCGGTGTCAGGTCCGCGCCGGAACCCGCCCGCGGTGTTCCGATGCAACCGCGCCGCGGTTCCATGGCGCGCGTCGTGGCCCACTGA
- a CDS encoding D-alanyl-D-alanine carboxypeptidase: MEEASVAGESPDRSKQHESSASASSAEPTPGAPASVPGPARGVASASVSASASASTPASASASASADPRLAVARERAAAVRGDQATAVFSTKALTEPEADGASDAEEKGTEGDSRLRAAVAAWVAGSGDAAAAEGDGGSGGGSGAAERGAGAEPADADADADANANANANADADADDTGADADGGADGAASEAEEASGEASVRDATADADADDAQDTSGEASVTDEPGDEPDAESASGADPKTEAETGTEPASEDGPKSGGGSASVGAVRAGDDNTEAESGTESGTESAPAPASEDGPKSGGGSASVGAVRTGDDNTEAESGTESGTESAPASENEPKAEAGTEAGTESAPVSASASEDAPKPKPRGATSDNDAAPSPNASAKSAPEDSPKSPSGGSPKATSADSEPVAAEPQVDQPTAVFKAVRPPAVDQPTTMLKLGSAKPGDRQESKRDAKPESKVDQPTTMLKLGAAKPGDRQESKRDAKPESKPDTDPAAEGTKSKPAGESDSERTSKFVALKPLDEPRRPAAGPASQAGVTGPASPALTPPEAGRVSPAEATTALPQIGPERTTQQPLPPRPPLDLLAELTNTPPPPETPVRTIVRRVKIWTPLVVLLLIIGAIVQAVRPLPTPTLTLTAEETHAFEGDKVSLPWPGEGQGWMDVNGIGTMDSFGEQEAVPIGSVAKAMTAYVVLKDKPLKAGEDGPSITVDATAEKEGGYDADGESTLNTVKAGSQISQRDALSAIMIPSANNIARLLARWDANGSEQAFVDKMNAAAKDLGMKNTTYTDPSGLKETTVSTAEDQVKLGNELVKMQALMDITKLPEWTDPSGKKWRNYNTLVPFDNAIGIKTGSTTKAGGNLLFAATKEVGGETVTVVGAVLGQHTAPIIDTVNAVSKEAMLAAQDALTADTILKKGDVVGYVDDGLGGRTPVVATKDVSAVGWAGQTVKLQLADGGTTLPHEAKAGTEVGVLTVGDGTGDAVEVPVALQSDLMEPGFGKKLTRLG; this comes from the coding sequence ATGGAGGAGGCATCGGTGGCGGGCGAGTCCCCCGACAGGTCGAAGCAGCACGAGTCGTCGGCATCGGCGTCGTCGGCAGAACCGACGCCGGGGGCCCCGGCGTCGGTTCCGGGTCCGGCGCGCGGAGTCGCGTCGGCGTCGGTGTCGGCTTCGGCGTCCGCGTCGACCCCGGCTTCGGCTTCGGCCTCTGCTTCGGCCGACCCCCGTCTGGCGGTGGCCCGTGAGCGGGCGGCCGCGGTACGGGGGGATCAGGCCACGGCCGTGTTCTCCACGAAGGCCTTGACGGAGCCGGAGGCCGACGGGGCCTCGGACGCCGAAGAGAAGGGCACCGAGGGCGACTCCCGGCTGCGTGCGGCCGTGGCCGCGTGGGTGGCGGGGTCGGGTGACGCCGCGGCGGCTGAAGGCGACGGCGGTTCCGGGGGCGGCTCGGGGGCTGCGGAGCGCGGCGCCGGGGCGGAGCCCGCGGACGCGGACGCGGACGCGGACGCCAACGCCAACGCCAACGCCAACGCCGACGCGGACGCCGACGACACCGGCGCGGACGCCGATGGTGGCGCGGACGGTGCTGCATCCGAGGCCGAGGAAGCCTCTGGCGAGGCGTCAGTTCGGGATGCGACGGCCGACGCGGACGCCGACGACGCGCAGGACACCTCCGGTGAGGCTTCCGTCACCGATGAGCCCGGGGACGAGCCCGACGCCGAGAGCGCCTCCGGAGCCGACCCCAAGACGGAGGCGGAGACCGGGACTGAGCCCGCGTCGGAGGACGGGCCCAAGTCCGGGGGCGGGAGCGCGTCCGTCGGCGCCGTCAGGGCCGGGGACGACAACACCGAGGCGGAGTCCGGGACGGAGTCCGGGACCGAGTCCGCGCCCGCACCCGCGTCGGAGGACGGGCCCAAGTCCGGGGGCGGGAGCGCGTCCGTCGGCGCCGTCAGGACCGGGGATGACAACACCGAGGCGGAGTCCGGGACCGAGTCCGGGACCGAGTCCGCACCCGCGTCGGAGAACGAGCCCAAGGCGGAGGCCGGGACCGAGGCCGGGACCGAGTCCGCGCCCGTATCCGCCTCCGCCTCCGAGGACGCCCCCAAGCCCAAGCCGCGCGGCGCCACTTCGGACAACGACGCGGCCCCCAGCCCGAACGCCTCGGCGAAGAGCGCCCCGGAGGACTCCCCGAAGAGCCCCTCGGGCGGCTCCCCGAAGGCCACCTCCGCGGACTCCGAGCCCGTCGCCGCCGAACCCCAGGTCGACCAGCCCACCGCCGTCTTCAAGGCCGTACGCCCGCCCGCGGTGGACCAGCCCACCACCATGCTCAAGTTGGGCTCTGCCAAGCCGGGCGACAGGCAGGAGTCCAAGCGGGACGCGAAGCCGGAGTCCAAGGTGGACCAGCCCACCACCATGCTCAAGTTGGGCGCTGCCAAGCCCGGCGACAGGCAGGAGTCCAAGCGGGACGCGAAGCCGGAGTCCAAGCCGGACACCGATCCCGCCGCCGAGGGCACGAAGTCGAAGCCCGCCGGTGAAAGCGACTCCGAGCGCACCAGCAAATTCGTGGCCCTCAAGCCGCTCGACGAGCCCAGGCGCCCGGCGGCAGGCCCGGCGTCCCAGGCGGGCGTGACGGGCCCGGCGTCCCCGGCGCTCACGCCCCCGGAGGCCGGCCGCGTCAGCCCCGCCGAGGCCACCACGGCCCTCCCGCAGATCGGTCCCGAGCGCACCACCCAGCAGCCGCTGCCGCCCAGGCCGCCGCTGGACCTCCTGGCCGAGCTGACGAACACGCCGCCGCCCCCGGAGACCCCGGTCCGCACGATCGTGCGGCGCGTCAAGATCTGGACCCCGCTGGTCGTCCTGCTGTTGATCATCGGTGCGATCGTGCAGGCTGTACGCCCGCTGCCGACCCCCACCCTCACGCTGACCGCCGAGGAGACGCACGCCTTCGAAGGCGACAAGGTCTCCCTGCCGTGGCCCGGCGAGGGCCAGGGCTGGATGGACGTGAACGGCATCGGCACGATGGACAGCTTCGGTGAGCAGGAGGCCGTGCCGATCGGCTCGGTCGCCAAGGCGATGACCGCGTACGTCGTCCTCAAGGACAAGCCCCTGAAGGCGGGCGAGGACGGCCCGTCGATCACCGTCGACGCCACCGCCGAGAAGGAGGGCGGCTACGACGCGGACGGCGAGTCCACGCTCAACACCGTCAAGGCGGGCTCCCAGATCTCGCAGCGGGACGCGCTCTCGGCCATCATGATCCCGTCCGCGAACAACATCGCGCGGCTGCTGGCCCGTTGGGACGCGAACGGGTCCGAGCAGGCCTTCGTCGACAAGATGAACGCCGCCGCGAAGGACCTCGGGATGAAGAACACCACGTACACGGACCCGTCCGGTCTGAAGGAGACGACCGTCTCCACCGCCGAGGACCAGGTCAAACTGGGCAACGAACTGGTGAAGATGCAGGCCCTGATGGACATCACCAAGCTCCCGGAGTGGACCGACCCCTCCGGCAAGAAGTGGCGCAATTACAACACGCTCGTCCCGTTCGACAACGCGATCGGCATCAAGACCGGCTCCACCACCAAGGCCGGCGGCAACCTGCTCTTCGCCGCCACCAAGGAGGTCGGCGGCGAGACCGTCACCGTCGTCGGCGCGGTCCTCGGCCAGCACACGGCGCCGATCATCGACACCGTCAACGCTGTCAGCAAGGAGGCGATGCTCGCCGCCCAGGACGCGCTGACCGCCGACACGATCCTGAAGAAGGGCGACGTCGTCGGCTACGTCGACGACGGCCTCGGCGGCCGTACTCCGGTCGTCGCCACCAAGGACGTCTCCGCGGTGGGCTGGGCCGGGCAGACGGTCAAGCTGCAGCTGGCGGACGGGGGTACGACCCTCCCGCATGAGGCGAAGGCCGGAACCGAGGTGGGCGTCCTCACGGTCGGAGACGGTACGGGCGACGCCGTCGAGGTCCCCGTCGCGCTCCAGTCGGACCTCATGGAACCGGGCTTCGGCAAGAAGCTGACGCGGCTGGGCTGA